Below is a window of Glandiceps talaboti chromosome 15, keGlaTala1.1, whole genome shotgun sequence DNA.
ACTATTCTACCACAAGATGGCGCTATTTACCAAATGGCACAGTCCTGCCACTTGGTCTGAATGGTACCGTTGACACTGGAGTCATGGTTCTCTTTCTcctcttttcttctttttcttgcTGCTCTTTCTTCAGTAAAAACTCGTCATATGCTTTAGTACTCATCATTTCCTTCTCCTTTTTCTCTTCTTCTActctctttttcttttcttgttcTTGTCTCCTTGTCTCTCGTAATTTCTGTTTGATGCGATCTTCTTTGGTTTCATTCCTGAAATAAGTCCAAAAAGACAACACGATAATTAAATTTCAATTGAAACAGCTGCTTTACACAATGCATATTGTGATAGTGGAGGACAACAAATGGAagttgacaaagtaaaatacatgGTGAGTTTTAGTAAAATGATTGTTGTTCAGCCAATATTAACAAGATcacaaacacaaaatgatgTGCATATGTTCCTCTCACATATGTGCCAAGTTTAAAAATGGCTAAGGGATAGTTAAGAAACAGATTTGGACAGACAGCTggccagacagacaggcagactgagacagacaggcaggcagacagacaggcagtcagacagacagacagacagacagacagacagacagacagacagacagacagacacatgcatggACAGACTGATAAACAGAACTGAACCCATCGCTATAAACCCTCCATCCCTTCAAGAGGCTTTTTCCAAGTGGAGGCTAACCAAGATGACAGAATGGTATGAATCAATGTATGACAGGTCCTCAGTATTATTGCTTATTTGACATTTCTCATGAATCTGATACAGGGAAGATGACTCAATATATTTGCAGATCCCAAAATTGACAAGGGACAAAAATCCAGTACAATACACCTGGAACACAAGGAATCATCAAagataaatgtacacataccatttGACAAAGGCACTTTTAGAATCTTTCTGTTTTAGTTTCTTTTTCCGTTCTTCTTCCTTTAACTTCCTTTGTTCTTGTTTCACCTTTTCACGGTGTTTCTCTGTAAGTTCTTCATCTTTACTTTCCTTCCATGATTTGAATAACTGTATAGATAATACAATAAGAAGAGTTAAAGACTGGATCAAAGCAGATTACGAGAACTTTACTCAAATACTACCAGTACCGGTATAGCTATATAGAATTTAAAATGGTTTAAATTGCTTTTagggaaaagtccagtcagactttcAGTCTGCCTaatagtacacttgtattgattactgctaccCACTTAACATATGATTTTGGGTGTTAGCACCTTGTTACTTAATAAACTTTGAATCTAGTACAGAGGCCTTATactctgtaagatacagacgtTCGTGTCACGTATCAGCCAGtaaagaagcctgatagggctgaaccacatgatgtatcttacagtcaaaGAGGACTTACTGTGCTTGATATGTGCTTGACCATTTtgggggatttcctgcaagggtttatgggtaAATCTAttctgatgacatcattttatgCTACGAGTGGAATACTATGTAATGATCATTCAGTATGAAACAAATTTAAGTAAAGATaacaatcaaaattaattataGACTATAGCCCTTAACATTACCCTACCCcattaataatatacaaaatgtctttatttgATAGTTGTGGTCGGCGGAAATGATCTCAAAAACCAAGGTGTCCCTTCTATACCTTTTTAGCTTCATATTTCTTTATCTCCTTTTCCTCTTCTTCTTTCttctgtttttcttttttcttagCCTCTTGTTTGGCTTTCTTCTTTAGATATTCATTCTTCTGTTCCTGCCATGCTCTGTAGGATAGCACAGCTTCTAATTCTTTGTCTTTCTTTTCCTGTGAAAGTGATGAATGGGcatggcagacagacagagagagacagatagcCAACAGAGAGACGGCCAACAGAAGGACAGagatatacatgcatacatacatacatacatacatacatacatacatacatacatacatacatacatacacacacacaccacagacagacagacagacagacatacatacatacagacagacagacagacagacagacagacagatagccaGACAGATAGAAGGTGGGTAGAGATATAAATAGACAGACATGGCATAAACAAGTgggaaaagaaacaaacaaaatgattaGCACTTataaaaattgggaaaaaataAGATATTATTGAATTGGTCAGCACcacataatacattgtacatcatccTATTCTCTCACCATTACTTGCTGTGTGATGACTGACTACAGAAATATAAGCCACTGTAACAAAGTGAATGTTCCCCCACAGAATGACTGGGAATAAATGTTCCAAATTTCAGCCATGTTAAGGGGTCTGATGTTATTCCTGGTCTAACTATAACTCCCTGGCTTCATTGTGAATGATCTGCTAAGTAAAAGTCAATGTATGGATTTCCTTTCAGTGTCCTGTGAAAACTGACGAGGTGTTTCAGGAAATCATTGTCACATTCCTGGAAGAGTTTGTTGATTCAGAACTATGACGGGCAGAGAATAACACCTTTATAATACAGTTGTTTCCAGAAAACACTTCTTTTTCAATAAGTATGGATTGTTTGAATAGTTTCACACCTCTGTGGACTTCATCTAATGACATCCATATACTTATACTGATTCTGTCTTCATCTTAGATTCTAAGATGGAGGATGCAGAGTAAACAAATGTATGCCACTGGAGAAAGTGAGTAGATACACACCTGAACAATTCCAAATGTGTAATGTTGTCAGTACAGGAAATTAATTTTCCATAAATCTGTCCTCCGATTCTTCAACAacataacacccccccccccccattgtaattcagattattataataatttaccttttcttttttttcttcttcctccttttcttttttcttctttaccTGTAGTTCTTTCTTTGCACGTTCCATCTTTTGTACATACCAATCTTCATATATTGCCTGTCTGATTGAACTTGAATCATCAAAATTTGGGGTGGTTGACCTTGCCGTCATTGTCATGGTACTACCATCGGACCTAGCAGATAATGATTGATTCAACCTGCCACTAGCTGATGATGGCCTTGTTACAACCTTTGGTCTGATAACCCTTGTACGAGCACGTGATCTCTCACCTGTTGAAGGTCTTTCTCTGGCATTTCTGCAGAAGAAATTCGGTTCAATTGAGAAAATTAGCAAACTtataaatttgttgaaatttaacAAAGATCTTGCTATGTACCTATATCTAGctaatatgtacatacatgtattgttgtctTTGTGTATTATTGTCAAGTTCACAGTTTTCATTCAAGTACACCTGTGGTTCCttgtcaaaattatgacatttttcAGTGACAGAAAGACATAAATTCCATGCTATGACAATACTTGGTCTGACTGTGAGAAGGTTCAGGTGGTTGATATGATCATGGCATTCATTCATCGGTTTACAATACAGTATTATATCATAAGATACACCACTAACATCCATACTATCAGAAATGGTAAGGAGTACATTAATAAGTACATTTGTTCTACAATTTGTAcatacccaatctgattaaaatctgatgtattgAATGTGactcaatttctttatttacctccatttctttgtttattgttgctgttgttgttattgtcaatttttttttgttctgagaGTGAATGCCTCTTCCTACATCTGGCTAATTACCATAGGAGTTAATATTCAAATCTCACAAGTATTTTATAACCAATCAAAATATGCCTTACACTTAACACTCCATGATtgaaactgaaaacaaatacacccaccaaaataataacataattgcCTGCATTCAAGCTTGAGCTCTGTTTGAAGTGTGTTCTGAGGTTCTGTACCCATAAAAATGTTGACGTGAGATGTGTTCTCATTGGTTGAGTCAGTTACTCAATGAGTTAGAGTTGAGTGTTAACTCCTATGGGAGTCATTCAGATGTAAGAGCGATGACCACAaccaaaacatgaacaaataATATATAGGTGTACAATATTGgagcaaaaaacaaaaatgtagtAAATAAATAGCCTTCCACTACATCACATTTGAATCAGATTGGTACATACCTGAATTCTCTGGTAACATCACTACCAGAAGAAATGACTGTTTATTATACAACTTGCACATACCTGAATTCTCTGGTAACATCACTATCAGTGGAAATATATCTCATTCTTCCGGAATGACCCAAATCTTCTTCGTCAGAGTCATCAGTAGTctgagagagagacacacacatacaaaaaaaaaacccatcaaAGTAATCTACATAACACAGTAATCTCCAAGTTATCAAATTCATCTGGTGTGATTATAACTTTGAGAGCATTAACAAGTTCTTCAAATTAAGCTAGCATACAACCAAATCTGAAAAAAgtgatgcatacatgtataccctgAACAGTGAGATTTGTAATTGTCTAGATGACATCCATGGCTTCGAACTGAAAAGACTCTCTCCTCCACATTGAAGTTGTTCATACAAACGAGTAAACCCCCAACTGTTACAATGATGAAAACAATATGCAAGTAGCGTCCTGATCTgtcaaatgtaccatatttggactgccaccaataaacactaacttatcaaTGTGAAGAATACTGTGAtcgattaacaaagacatgatgacTGTATGGGTagctttgtttgaatttgaaatagcATCTCAGGACCTCATTTAGCTAGACATCagaagagattcaaagccaTAGATAGTCTCTAGACTAGATTTGAATTGACTATTGTTTGGTTTACCTTTGGTTTCCTACCACTTGGTGGACGTTTTGGCGTACTTGCCCAAAGATCATCTACTTTTTCTTCATCTTTCTTCAGTTTTGGAGAAGGAGTTCTCTTTAAGTCAAATAATGTTGGTGACTGTCTTTTGTTCTGGGGTGAAGGCGATCGTCTATCTCTCTGTATTGGTGAACGTCGTCCCTTGGCTGTTATTCCACTTACTTCATCATCTGATGTTTCAAATACTGAAAGCAAAAGGCAGTAAAATTACATCAATGCTCAGAGTTCTcctgagaattttttttcacatattcAAAGTATCTCTTCTATGGTTCTTTATTTATCAAAAGCTTGGAAGAAACCAGTACTTTGTTTCTCTTGTCTTACAAAAATACAGACTGATGTAGCTTGGTGTCAAACCAGTCACTTTCAGCAATTCTATGTTACAAGGTAGATGAAAATTTCATACGTAAATGTATATAACATGCCATAGTTGGTATTTTGATTAGTAGAACAGTTCAATTTAATACAAATCTTATGTTTAAatctatgtatacaatgtacaagtaaAGAAGTACAGTTTGAATGAATTTAAAGCAAATGGGACAATCATGTCAACACTTACATGaactttccttttttttcttgtcttttttaCTTGGCCCATCTGTTTGCAGTTCATCCAATAATGACTTCTTTTTCTCTCTCGTCTTGTCTTTTCTTCTGATACCTTCATCATCTGAATCTGAATCCGACCGGAAGAAAGTCTTCTTCCCAGTTGGTGATTGCGGTCTCCTAGTTTTAAATTTTCGATTCTCATCCTCAGAGCTAGCATCAAgaaaacttttcttttttccaGCTGTGGTCTGAGGACTTTTTCTACCTGTTGGTGACTGTGGACTTCTTCTGCCACTTGGTTGATATTTATCAACACctcttttatttttgtaataccCATCATCAGAATCATCAGAATCAGCATCTCGGAATGACTTGCTTTTCTCTgttttttttgtacttgaaaAAAGAGGACTTTTCCTCCCCATTGGACTGGAATCCCTGGAACTTTTACGTTGAAGCTCCGGTGACCttttggttccaaaaagtgaGCCTGAAGTAGGCTTTTTATCATAGCCAGGAGATGAATCTCTTCTACCAGGTGAAGATGCATCACTCCTGCCAGGTGAGTCTGGACCTCCTCTTCGCTGTCTTGGTTGTGGTTTAGGTGTTGATGAACTTTTAGAGGTGCGAACACCACCAAAGTCATCACCTAATAAGTCTAAGATATCAGTTGATCTACCTTTTTTATCATCTGGAGATGGTGATCGACTAAACCGTCTCGGTGTAAGGCTAGGTGAAGTCTTCTCTTTTTCAGTCAATCGGCGGGTTCTAGGACTGGGTGCTGGAGATTCTTGTCTCAGTTCATCTTTACGGGGAAGTTTAGGTGATACTTTAGGAGACACTCTAGGAGAAGGCCTGGGTGATTCTTTAGGGCTACTAAATGATACTGAGCTTCTTTTTTCATGTCCATCCTCCCTCTTAATTCTTGGAGATGGTGTAGGAGAGCCTTTGATATTTTTAGAAGATTCACTACGTTCATCTTCTTCCTTGGCTGATGGTGGTTTCCATGGCTGCTTCATTGTCTGCATCAGTGGACCTCCTCGTGGTTTGGCAGAGCTAGGCCGATCAGTTCTCTTAGGTCGTAGGGTCATATTAAACTGGCCCAATAaatctgaaatgttttgaagtaacgttattattttatgtaaaataacagttttgtaCCGAGGAATAATCACTCTGATATTGCTACCACTATTTATTATACAAAGTGCAAGCCAAGGTGTACATCTTCAAGGTGAAAATACAGAATCTATACTCTGGATAGTTCTACATCAAAGATCATGGCAAAGTGCATCTATGCCATTGGTTGGGTGATGCTTGAAATGTGAGTGAATAGTTTCAGTGGTGCTTGAAATGTGAACCAATACATATCTGTTCAGAATCAACTATTTTTTATTGAAGTAAACTTGCAGGGGTATAATTAAAtcattctctaatatttttctttgttcaacaggaaaatatttgtgacctaagggtccTTGTCACTACTCACCTAACTACTTGTAGTAACAAGTACCCTTAAGTCtatcatattttccttggctgaacaaaggaAATCACAGGGAAATATCTAATAACCAAGTGCATAAATCGATacaatatgaataataatatcACTGCACTTTACATGATGAAAATACAGTACAGGTATATCATAATTTGAAacactttttaaaatgtaaGTAATTTGATATGAAAGGCAGATCGAGTCAACTGGTGACATTACTTACCATCTTCATCACTGCCAATACCATCATCGCTATCTTCTGTATCTTCAGTCACATCTAGATCACTAAATCCTGCAGACAGTCCTCTCTTTTTTCTATCTCTAAGTGTACTCTTTAATTCTCTTTGAAAAGAACTCTCTTTCTTTTTTGATTTCGGACTTGACTTCCCATCtgaaaaaaaccacaaaaagCTACATGTACGTCTAATATGTAAACTGTGAACAGATTGTAGTTATATTTGGttattgtatataaatttataatccTTGATTGACGATGTGACTTGTATGTAGAATAGACGGCAAATTAAGTACAACATTGTCATTTTACTTATAAAAGATTGATGGTATGTATAAAATAACATTGATATTTTGGCTGTCTGAATTAGTCACGTAAATGTTTCATCTAGTAAACCATGAACATTCATACAATAGACTTTCATAAAAAAGAAATTActacaaaattgtgtttgagCATTTTTTCAACAAATCATCCACAGGTACATTATGTTGGTGAAAGTAAACCCACTATcgcaatcacattcatacaatttcTATCCCCCTTTTCGTTTCTTTGGTTGGAGCATTATATTAATAAAtgtctttgatattacatgttttGTACAAATCTACCTtctatagtctgtaagatacaacatgcCACACCTATCAGCTACTACATGAAAGGGGTTGGCTGCCTGCATGTGAGGGTGATCTGTCACTGcatagcataccttacagactaccttTTCTATAAACATTTATGTACGGTAACATTGTgttaactacatgtagtgttgTACCTTCATCCGCCAAAAATGGTTTTGCTATAAGAAATGTAAACAGTTAGAAATGTGCAAATGTGGTTTACACACTAAAACGGTGGGAATTCAAGAAATGTAGAATTAGAAACACACCTAAATGTGACTTTAATATACACAAAGAGTGAAAGTGCTTACCCTCCCTTGCACTCCTAGGTGATGGTGATTTAAGCTCTTCAGGCATATTTCATTCTAGTCAGGTGTCAATTAATGAATATCAGCAATTCCCTGCAACTACTGTGTCCTGTTTCTGATCATAATAAGACCATATTTCATTTATCTTATAAAAATTATCTGATACTAGTGATAtctcacaattttcaaaaaataaaaatcattatCAAAGTAGATTTTATttggttatacatgtactggtgtTTATAATATATTCTATTGttgcacatttttttgttttgtttatacacCAAATTTAGTGAAAAGTTGACCAAAGGTAATGACTTATCAACATCTCCTTGACTGTTGTCAACTTTTGACTTTTAGAAGAAATGGTTTGTGGATATCTACTGATAAGAAGCAACAAGTCAAATAGTTACATGTAAAGCAGGTTAATAAACATTAGATAGCATACAAGTAACACAACATCTTATTGGTTAGAATGAAGGCTAATCAAGGTGcagtcaaacctgatcaaagcAGCCACCCATGGAACTGACATACAGTGGCAGTTATAGGGAGGTAGCCATTCTGTCAAGGattgttaatttattcataatcaCTAACTCCATATATGGATggcaatattaaacattttattttattgtggaAAACTCTTGCACTGTACAAGAGTAATTGAGACTCTTTGGAAGTCTCAGTACCACAATGAGAGAATGCTGGTCACCTCAAATTGGTGAATATGGAAGAAGTTGGCACAGATATGAACTTGGTCCAGATGCAGAGTCTGCCTGTACGAGATCAAAGTAGTGTTCTTATTAACCGGGAAGTATCATGAATATTTCATCCCATTGATATACAAAAATCTTTTACCAACCATGATTTGTTGGGGTCATTCCCTATCAACAGTTTTTTGTCTCAACCTAAGCTATCTAAGCTAATGTCAGTAATGACTTCTCTTGATAACGacagctgtacatgtatgtatcataagTTAGCCAACATGCTGTTTTGGAAGAGTCTAGGGACTGAAtatctagactacatgtattggtGACGgcatgtacatgtttaaatacaaatgttctaaatttttaatttacattgaCACTCGTCATCCAACATCTGCCATAAATTGCATCCAGACTGACTTTTCCTATGTTTGGGTTGGCAGATTTCGATCCAGGCTAACTTCTCTGATTACCAAATGGGTGAAGTAAGATACTGTAGATTACTCAGAATTTTACCAGCCAAGAATGTATCAAATGCAGTTTAGGTGAAAGAGCTAGGATAGTAGGATACCACTTTCCACAAACTTCAACAAAACTACATTGTGTAATGAATGGTGTAATCTGATTAGATTAATGTGGAGAAATGAAGCATTAGGTTTGGTtatatcatggatgtattagtgatagggaatacatccatggtcataTATAGATTGTAATGTTGTGCTTCagtatagtcctgcttgcagatggagtaaATAGATTGTAATGTTGTGTTTCAGTATAGACCTGCTTGTAGATGGAGTAAGTcgggactcaattctgacaatGCCCTCAGTCCTATCATTCTCCTTttagggacattgtcagaattgTATCCCGTACAATGTCTGCAAGCAGCAGGGCTAGGTATttagggacattgtcagaacaAGTCCAGATTTACCTTGTCTGCCACAGTGCAAGAAGGACTAGTTCAGTACACtgtatgtttacatatatatatatagtatctTGCACcagtaaaataattatatttacataatctGATTAtgcgacatcaaaatctcagtCTCAATGCTATAACATAAAATACTATATTCATGTCGGATGCATTTTGAGCTTGACTAAGAATTGCCATTCACAATTAAAATACTAAGTTACGTAATGGTAATAACTGATATGTCTGTCTGGACTGGTGACTCATAAAATGATCGTGCAAGGGTCTCCATAAAAATTGAGATTtatttttgaagaaacaaattgaaaactattaattttaatgaaaattataaCGTAATAGCTCAAATCACTGTGATATTCTGTGTAATCTACTTTATTAGACAGTAACTAAGGACGCTTTCATTCGGTTCAACGAGGTCAAACTCAAAGTGACCAACGGAGACGAATGGCCGTCCTTTGGCCTtccaaacaacaaaatattgcaCGATTCTTGAATTGAACACGGCCAGAACGTCGTTATATAAGTATGAAAACACTAACCTGATCAACTCTGCACCAGATCAAAGTTGCGAGAAggaaacaaaaatattaaaatcgtAACGTTGTGTTTTCACTACTGTATGGTATTTAAAATGGCTACAATATTTTCTCTATCACCCTGATATAACGCTTCGCATGATTGGCTTAGCTTGTGAAAAGCGCCATCAAGAGGCGGGTATTAACCACCTAATGTTTATCACCGTTatgatgtataaaatgtaaaaaaaatatggactATACCTATAAAGACAATGCAAATGCTCTAAGTCAGGTAGAAATAAAATTCCTAGTTCATAGCACGGTGTTGTAATCATTTTTGACCATTGAGGAATCTGACCAATTAGAAGTGAGTTTTCAAATAACTACCGGAAACATttgcaaaggattatgggtcATAGCTAAACCGAAAGCAAAACAACACATACCccagggtggggtggggattaTATTAGTCAAAAGCATTAATAATCTTTatgatacatttacatgtaatacaaacatCCTTCCAAATAAGATATATTCTACTGAGAAGTGCAAATTGGTACTttcattgtcttgtttttttgatatctatttttaaaaaaatatatttttactgtaacagttttgtCATAAGATGATCTAGGACGTGCATCAAAATTGCTTGCAATTGTCCATTGTGTAATTGACTTTGATGCAGACAAGGTAGTAGGcaaaatatatatcatgcaCTACAAGTATATGAAATTCAGAGTAAATGGGAGCGAGATGACTAAAATATTTCCATTGACGAGTATAATAATGCAAATAAATATATCGGAAAGACCTGGGAAAGACAGAGTACCCAGTCTCTCTGGGTATCAGAGATGTTAATCGATATGACAAGTCGTCAacatatataactttattacacaactgtATCGGCAGTGACTACAGtgtggtaaacaacaacaacaacaacaacaacattaataacaacaataaaacaatttctctctctctaacaCTAACACATTAATAACTTtacatgttttcaaaaaattagCAATACAAGGAGAAGGTGGTAAAATGTATTgcatataatatttaaaatatataaatttctgatttatatcacattttttCATTGTATACCTTAAAATTGAATAGTCTAAAATAAAATGCATCTCATCATCAACTAAATTTAAATCACATCTTCTACAAAATGTGatgattataaaaaataaagttttgtaaattgtattgtaaattgtattgaCTTTTTAGCGACTGTATATTCAAAcaccccctgggaatggtatacgaCACATTTAGCGTGCACGTGACCCTCATACGCATGGCATTTGATACATGATATATCCAAGAGGATTTGATGATGCGGCGGTTGAAGATTATGTACTACGCCGCGCCCACTGGACCCTTGCGTTACGGTATATTTATTGATGTTTATAGCTTCATACTACAGCGCTACTTTATTGAAACAAACTTTCAATTATACTACATAGTACAGAACCAATCTTTAGCGCACAAGTGACTATCTCTGTGGAAAAATATTTAAACACCATAAGCATGGAAgtgttatacttccatgctataaGCAAGAGGTTATAGAAGGTCACAGACTGCAATCCGATTCCAAGAAATCGAACTTTCCAAAGTTGTGCgcaattgtttgaaattgtACGAACACAGTCAGAAACTTTGcgaaaatgaaatgatatgttTTGCTTTCACGGACATGAAAGCTGAGTATAGCTTACGTATTATGTATATTTTCGGATGATCATAATCCATAATTCATGACACCGGGTATCACACTCACGCCTAcaagtagtcctgcttgcagacggtacggtgcacgggtctaggTTACATGACCCTCGAAGGGCTAGGGCAAGCAGAACTAGTATACAAGATGGCGTCGTTCACAGATGACAAAAAACTCCTACAGCGTTTCCAAAGCTATCCAACTCTATTCAATCTCAAGATAGAGCAGAAATGGGAACCAGGGCAGTTGTCTCGTCAATTGAAGCGAACTTATGGAAGGCTAAAACGAGAAAAAGAGATTGAACCAACTGATACTCTGGATGAGATTCGACGAGACAACCTACTTGCCTTTCTCGCTATAAAACTTGAGAAGTACTCCGAGGCAAGAGGTTTAATCGACAGTGTACGGAAAAAAGACCCGGAGAATCTCATCGCTTTAACAAACCAAGGAATATCATTTGTTAAACGTGAAAGAGTATATGAAGCAAAGAATTTACTAAGAGAAATTGAGGAGTTGCAGGATGAAAAACGGTGTGGAAAAGATGCTGCCAAAGCAAGAATTATCATTGCAAACGCAGAATTAGCATACAGCTATTCCAGATTTGGACCAAAGTACCATCAACTTGCACTGGAAAGTTTCAATCAAGTTTTGTCAGAAGCCAAGAACAGTGTGATTTCATCGGATTACATAGTGATGTGGAATTATGGCCTTTCACTTGTTTATGTGCGGAGTTTGAAAACATCCAATTACTGTGAAGACGACAAATTCAATGCAGATGAATATTATAGAGAAATAATCAAACTACTATATCCAACTGTAACTTCTTGTGATTTGCCAGATTTCCAAGGAAAAGGTTGGGTCAAGTTGGGTGAAGCAAGTATTGCTTATTGCTTTATACCAAAGAAATTAAAACGTAAGAATATTAAGCTACCGGACTATCTATCTACTGATGACTGTTTCAATAATGCTGAAGAGTTTGCACCTAATGATCACCATGTTTTGGAAAGAATAGGCCGATACATGAGACAGTCTGTGAAAAACTTTGATTCAGCAATACAGTACCTTGAAAGGGCATGTGATGTTTTACCAACAACTTTCGCATACCATCATCTTGGCTTGGCATACAAAGACAAGTGGAAGCAAGATATTGAACGCCGTAGAAGACTGGAAACATGTGGAAGATATCAAAGATGGGATAGGCCTCGGAGAGGAAGGTCTAATAGAGGTCGTGCAAGAGGGAGAGGGAGAAGTCGTGGTAGGGGTTATGATCAAGATCATCGCTACTCATCATATGAAACACAGCAAAGAACAGGTACAGAATAGTAAACCACCTTAGAAA
It encodes the following:
- the LOC144446659 gene encoding uncharacterized protein LOC144446659, with translation MPEELKSPSPRSAREDGKSSPKSKKKESSFQRELKSTLRDRKKRGLSAGFSDLDVTEDTEDSDDGIGSDEDDLLGQFNMTLRPKRTDRPSSAKPRGGPLMQTMKQPWKPPSAKEEDELSFSSPKESPRPSPRVSPKVSPKLPRKDELRQESPAPSPRTRRLTEKEKTSPSLTPRRFSRSPSPDDKKGRSTDILDLLGDDFGGVRTSKSSSTPKPQPRQRRGGPDSPGRSDASSPGRRDSSPGYDKKPTSGSLFGTKRSPELQRKSSRDSSPMGRKSPLFSSTKKTEKSKSFRDADSDDSDDGYYKNKRGVDKYQPSGRRSPQSPTGRKSPQTTAGKKKSFLDASSEDENRKFKTRRPQSPTGKKTFFRSDSDSDDEGIRRKDKTREKKKSLLDELQTDGPSKKDKKKKESSLFETSDDEVSGITAKGRRSPIQRDRRSPSPQNKRQSPTLFDLKRTPSPKLKKDEEKVDDLWASTPKRPPSGRKPKTTDDSDEEDLGHSGRMRYISTDSDVTREFRNARERPSTGERSRARTRVIRPKVVTRPSSASGRLNQSLSARSDGSTMTMTARSTTPNFDDSSSIRQAIYEDWYVQKMERAKKELQVKKKKEKEEEEKKEKEKKDKELEAVLSYRAWQEQKNEYLKKKAKQEAKKKEKQKKEEEEKEIKKYEAKKLFKSWKESKDEELTEKHREKVKQEQRKLKEEERKKKLKQKDSKSAFVKWNETKEDRIKQKLRETRRQEQEKKKRVEEEKKEKEMMSTKAYDEFLLKKEQQEKEEKRRKRTMTPVSTVPFRPSGRTVPFGK